In one window of Burkholderia cenocepacia DNA:
- a CDS encoding cold-shock protein, which translates to MDTGIVKWFNDAKGFGFITSDNGGEDLFAHFSEIRMDGFKTLKENQRVSFDVKVGPKGKQAANIQAV; encoded by the coding sequence ATGGATACCGGTATCGTGAAATGGTTTAACGATGCTAAAGGCTTTGGTTTTATTACGTCGGACAATGGCGGTGAAGATTTGTTTGCGCACTTTTCCGAAATCCGGATGGACGGCTTCAAGACGCTGAAGGAAAACCAGCGTGTCTCGTTCGACGTCAAAGTCGGGCCGAAAGGCAAGCAGGCAGCGAATATCCAGGCGGTCTGA
- a CDS encoding porin, with translation MKKTLIVTALSGVFVTAAHAQSSVTLYGLIDAGITYTNNQGGHSSWSERSGQINGSRWGLRGTEDLGGGLKAIFVLENGFNIANGTLGQNGREFGRQAFVGLSQDQFGSVTLGRQYDSVVDYIGPLSLTGTQFGGTQFAHPFDNDNLNNSFRINNSVKYTSVNFGGLKFGALYGFSNSNQFSNNRAYSAGVSYTYAGFNIGAGYLQLNNDISGLTAAAVTNSAGAVAGDNTFVGKRQRVFGGGLNYTFGPATAGFVFTQTRVNRALGISAGASGVSSGLGLDGTFARFNNYEVNARYALTPALSLAGSYTYTAGFLDGRHPGWNQFNLQTDYALSKRTDVYVQGVYQRVSTDGLGIGAYVNGLGGASSTNKQIAVTAGLRHRF, from the coding sequence ATGAAAAAAACCCTGATCGTCACCGCGTTGTCGGGTGTATTCGTTACCGCAGCCCATGCTCAAAGCAGCGTTACGCTGTACGGCCTGATCGATGCAGGCATCACCTACACGAACAATCAGGGCGGGCATAGCTCATGGTCGGAACGCAGCGGCCAGATCAACGGCAGCCGCTGGGGCCTGCGCGGCACGGAAGATCTCGGCGGCGGACTGAAAGCAATCTTCGTGTTGGAGAACGGCTTCAACATCGCCAACGGCACGCTGGGCCAAAATGGCCGCGAGTTCGGCCGCCAGGCGTTCGTCGGCCTGTCGCAAGACCAGTTTGGCTCCGTCACCCTCGGTCGCCAATACGATAGCGTCGTCGATTACATCGGGCCGCTGTCGCTGACCGGCACGCAATTCGGCGGCACTCAATTTGCCCACCCGTTCGACAACGACAACCTGAACAATTCGTTCCGGATCAATAACTCCGTCAAATATACGAGCGTCAATTTCGGCGGCCTGAAGTTCGGCGCGCTGTACGGCTTCTCGAACAGCAACCAGTTCTCGAACAACCGTGCATACAGCGCGGGGGTGTCGTATACCTACGCCGGCTTCAACATCGGCGCCGGCTACCTGCAGTTGAACAACGACATCTCGGGGCTCACGGCAGCTGCGGTCACCAACAGCGCCGGCGCGGTGGCAGGCGACAACACGTTCGTCGGCAAGCGTCAGCGCGTGTTCGGCGGCGGCCTGAACTACACGTTCGGCCCCGCAACGGCCGGCTTCGTATTCACGCAAACGCGTGTGAACCGGGCGCTCGGCATCTCCGCGGGTGCCTCGGGCGTGTCGAGCGGCCTGGGTCTCGACGGCACGTTCGCCCGCTTCAACAACTACGAAGTGAACGCGCGCTACGCGCTCACGCCGGCCTTGTCGCTGGCCGGGTCGTACACGTACACCGCCGGCTTCCTGGACGGCCGTCATCCGGGCTGGAATCAGTTCAACCTGCAGACCGACTATGCGCTGTCCAAGCGGACCGACGTGTATGTGCAAGGCGTGTATCAGCGAGTCAGCACGGACGGCCTGGGCATCGGCGCCTATGTCAATGGCCTCGGTGGCGCTTCGTCGACCAACAAGCAGATCGCGGTGACCGCCGGCCTGCGCCATCGCTTCTGA
- the greB gene encoding transcription elongation factor GreB gives MNKAFVKESDGDDDDLDQAQPAIPAGAKNYITPAGHKRLRDELLNLIDVERPEVVRLVSWAASNGDRSENGDYIYGKRRLREIDRRIRFLTKRLDLAEVVDASRQENVDQVFFGATVDYETPDGEDHTVTIVGIDEVDLDRGCVSWISPVARALIKAKIGDTVTLMTPAGPQPIDILDVRYPGRGDA, from the coding sequence ATGAACAAGGCGTTTGTCAAAGAGTCGGACGGTGACGACGACGATCTTGACCAGGCTCAACCCGCGATTCCGGCGGGTGCGAAAAACTACATCACGCCGGCCGGCCACAAGCGGCTGCGGGACGAGCTGCTGAACCTGATCGACGTCGAGCGCCCCGAGGTCGTGCGGCTCGTGTCGTGGGCCGCATCGAACGGCGACCGGTCGGAGAACGGCGACTACATCTACGGCAAGCGGCGGCTTCGGGAGATCGATCGCCGCATCCGCTTCCTGACGAAGCGACTCGACCTCGCCGAAGTCGTCGATGCGAGCCGGCAGGAGAATGTCGACCAGGTGTTCTTCGGCGCGACGGTCGATTACGAGACGCCGGACGGCGAGGATCACACGGTGACGATCGTCGGGATCGACGAGGTCGACCTCGATCGCGGCTGCGTCAGCTGGATTTCGCCCGTCGCGCGTGCGCTGATCAAGGCGAAGATCGGCGACACCGTCACGCTGATGACGCCGGCCGGCCCGCAGCCGATCGACATACTCGACGTCCGGTATCCGGGGCGGGGCGACGCCTGA